The proteins below come from a single Rosa rugosa chromosome 2, drRosRugo1.1, whole genome shotgun sequence genomic window:
- the LOC133734763 gene encoding pleiotropic drug resistance protein 2-like yields MAAAMAGEDLMRQSSSRRSWRSTSVREMWNAPDVFQRSGRQQAVDEEEELKWAAIERLPTYDRMRRGMLTQVMSNGRIMHDTVDVANLGAQDKKQLMESILKVVEDDNEKFLQRLRARNDRVGIEVPKVEVRFQNLEIEGDAYVGTRALPTLLNSTLNALEALIGLVGLSPSKKRVVKILQDVSGIVKPSRVTLLLGPPSSGKTTLLKALAGKLDKDLRVSGTVTYCGHEFKEFVPQRTSAYISQHDLHYGEMTVRETMDFSGRCLGVGTRYDMLVELSRREKDSGIKPDPEIDAFMKATSMSGQETSLITDYVLKILGLDICADIMVGDDMRRGISGGQKKRVTTGEMLVGPAKAFFMDEISTGLDSSTTFQIVKFMRQMVHIMDVSMVISLLQPAPETYDLFDDIILISEGQIVYQGPRESVLEFFEHMGFKCPDRKGVADFLQEVTSKKDQEQYWYKKNQPYRYVSVPDFVRAFTSFHVGQRLVEELRVPYDKRTTHPAALVKEKYGISNMELFKACMSREWLLMKRNSFVYIFKTTQITIMATIALTVFLRTEMKAGTVEDSAKFWGALFFSLINVMFNGMAELAMTGFRLPVYFKQRDALFYPGWAFGLPIWLTRIPISLLESGIWIIFTYYTIGFAPAASRFFKQFLAFFGIHQMALSLFRFIAALGRSEVVSGTIGSFTLLMVFVLGGFIVAKDDIESWMIWGYYVSPMMYGQNAIAINEFLDKRWSAPLVNASQPTVGKLLLKQRGLYTEEYWYWICVAALFAFSLLFNVLFIACLTFLDPLGETKTLIENDDAESNRKRRSNPEGIDMQVRNAQGGQAKRGMVLPFQPLSLAFNHVNYYVDMPAEMKTQGIEETRLQLLRDISGAFRPGVLTALVGVSGAGKTTLMDVLAGRKTGGYIEGSITISGYPKNQETFARVSGYCEQNDIHSPFITVYESLLYSAWLRLAKDVKTDTRKMFVDEVMDLVELHPLRNALVGLPGVDGLSTEQRKRLTIAVELVANPSIIFMDEPTSGLDARAAAIVMRTVRNTVDTGRTVVCTIHQPSIDIFEAFDELFLMKRGGQVTYAGPLGRQSHKLVEYFEAIPGVAKIKDGYNPATWMLEVSSSAMEAQLDIDFAEVYVNSDLYRRTQELIKELSTPEPGSKDLYFPTQYSQSYLTQCKACFWKQHWSYWRNSRYNAIRFFMTICIGGLFGVIFWSKGDQIHKQQDLINLLGATYAAVLFLGASNASAVQSVVAVERTVFYRERAAGMYSELPYAFAQVAIETIYVAIQTFIYSCILYSMIGYTWKVEKFFYFYYFIFMCFTYFSMYGMMVVALTPGHQIAAIVMSFFLSFWNLFSGFLIPRPLIPIWWRWYYWGSPVAWTIYGIFGSQVGDMTAEIDMPTGDKVAINKFVKDYLGYDYDFMIPVVIAHVGWVLLFFFVFAYGIKFLNFQRR; encoded by the exons ATGGCGGCTGCAATGGCCGGAGAAGACCTGATGAGGCAGTCGAGTAGCCGGAGGAGCTGGCGGTCGACGAGTGTGCGGGAAATGTGGAACGCGCCGGACGTGTTTCAGAGGAGCGGGAGGCAGCAGGCGgtggatgaggaggaggagctcaAGTGGGCCGCCATCGAGCGGTTGCCGACTTACGATAGGATGAGGAGGGGGATGTTGACTCAGGTGATGAGCAATGGTAGGATTATGCATGACACAGTTGATGTGGCCAATCTTGGCGCTCAGGATAAGAAGCAGTTGATGGAGAGCATACTCAAGGTTGTTGAGGACGATAACGAGAAGTTCTTGCAGAGACTCAGAGCCAGAAACGATAG GGTTGGTATTGAGGTTCCGAAAGTGGAGGTTCGATTCCAGAACTTAGAGATTGAGGGAGATGCATATGTCGGCACAAGAGCTCTTCCAACTCTACTCAACTCTACTTTGAACGCACTAGAG GCATTAATTGGATTGGTTGGACTCTCACCGTCGAAGAAAAGAGTTGTTAAGATACTCCAAGATGTGAGCGGTATTGTGAAACCATCAAG GGTTACGCTTCTTCTTGGACCTCCTTCTTCAGGAAAAACGACACTGCTAAAAGCTCTTGCTGGCAAACTCGATAAAGATCTAAGG GTAAGTGGGACTGTTACCTACTGTGGCCATGAATTTAAGGAGTTTGTACCTCAGAGAACTTCCGCTTACATTAGTCAGCATGATCTTCATTATGGTGAGATGACAGTTCGTGAAACAATGGATTTCTCCGGACGTTGCCTCGGAGTTGGAACCAGGTATGATATGCTGGTAGAGTTGTCTAGAAGGGAGAAAGATTCAGGTATCAAACCTGATCCTGAAATCGATGCATTCATGAAAGCCACATCTATGTCGGGCCAGGAAACCAGTTTGATCACAGATTATGTTCTAAAG ATACTTGGACTAGATATCTGTGCTGATATTATGGTGGGTGACGACATGAGAAGGGGTATCTCTGGAGGGCAAAAGAAGCGTGTAACTACGG GAGAAATGTTGGTTGGACCAGCAAAAGCATTTTTCATGGATGAAATATCAACAGGACTGGACAGTTCCACTACCTTTCAGATTGTCAAGTTTATGAGACAGATGGTTCATATTATGGATGTATCAATGGTCATCTCTCTCTTGCAGCCTGCACCTGAGACGTATGACCTTTTTGATGACATTATTCTTATTTCTGAGGGTCAAATTGTCTACCAAGGCCCACGTGAGAGTGTTCTTGAGTTTTTTGAACATATGGGATTCAAATGCCCAGATAGAAAGGGTGTTGCTGACTTCTTGCAAGAAGTGACCTCAAAGAAGGATCAAGAACAGTACTGGTATAAGAAGAACCAACCTTACAGATATGTCTCCGTACCTGATTTCGTAAGGGCTTTCACCTCTTTCCATGTTGGTCAACGGCTTGTGGAGGAACTAAGAGTTCCTTATGATAAAAGAACTACACATCCTGCTGCTTTGGTGAAAGAAAAGTATGGAATATCCAACATGGAGCTCTTCAAGGCATGTATGTCAAGGGAATGGCTGCTGATGAAGCGTAACTCTTTTGTGTACATCTTCAAAACTACCCAGATCACAATCATGGCTACAATTGCTTTGACTGTATTCTTAAGAACGGAAATGAAAGCTGGGACAGTAGAAGATTCTGCCAAATTTTGGGGAGCTCTGTTTTTCAGTCTCATTAATGTCATGTTTAACGGAATGGCAGAGCTTGCAATGACAGGTTTCAGGCTTCCTGTGTACTTTAAACAAAGAGATGCCTTGTTCTACCCTGGCTGGGCTTTTGGCTTGCCGATTTGGCTAACCAGAATTCCAATTTCACTGTTGGAATCTGGCATATGGATCATTTTTACGTACTACACCATCGGATTTGCCCCTGCAGCCAGTAG GTTCTTTAAACAGTTCTTGGCTTTCTTCGGTATACATCAGATGGCACTCTCCCTCTTCCGTTTCATTGCTGCTCTTGGGAGATCAGAGGTTGTTTCAGGCACAATTGGTTCCTTTACTTTGCTAATGGTGTTTGTCCTAGGAGGTTTCATTGTTGCTAAAG ATGACATTGAATCATGGATGATATGGGGCTACTATGTTTCACCTATGATGTACGGACAGAATGCAATTGCTATCAATGAATTTCTGGACAAAAGATGGAGTGCT CCTCTCGTCAACGCAAGTCAACCCACAGTAGGAAAGCTACTTCTCAAGCAAAGAGGCCTCTATACTGAAGAGTATTGGTATTGGATTTGTGTCGCAGCACTCTTCGCGTTTTCTCTTCTGTTTAATGTTCTTTTCATCGCATGCTTGACCTTCTTAGATC CTCTCGGTGAAactaaaactttgattgagaaTGATGACGCTGAAAGCAACAGGAAGCGACGATCCAATCCTGAAG GTATTGACATGCAAGTGAGAAATGCTCAAGGAGGTCAAGCCAAAAGAGGAATGGTCTTGCCTTTCCAGCCCCTTTCACTTGCTTTCAACCATGTGAATTACTATGTGGATATGCCTGCT GAAATGAAAACCCAAGGGATTGAAGAGACCAGACTGCAACTACTGAGAGATATTAGTGGTGCATTTAGGCCAGGTGTTTTGACTGCATTAGTTGGTGTTAGTGGTGCTGGAAAGACCACCTTGATGGATGTCTTGGCTGGAAGAAAGACAGGGGGGTACATTGAAGGAAGCATTACCATCTCGGGTTACCCAAAGAACCAAGAGACATTTGCTCGGGTCAGCGGTTACTGTGAGCAGAATGACATTCATTCTCCATTTATTACTGTTTATGAATCTCTCCTATACTCTGCATGGCTGCGTCTTGCTAAAGATGTCAAGACAGATACACGAAAG ATGTTTGTTGATGAGGTTATGGACTTGGTCGAGCTTCATCCATTAAGGAATGCTTTAGTTGGACTTCCAGGAGTTGATGGACTTTCAACTGAGCAAAGGAAAAGGCTCACCATTGCTGTGGAATTGGTTGCAAATCCTTCTATCATCTTCATGGATGAGCCAACTTCAGGTCTTGATGCTAGAGCAGCTGCCATTGTTATGCGTACTGTAAGAAACACTGTGGATACAGGACGAACTGTTGTCTGCACGATTCATCAACCTAGCATTGACATTTTTGAAGCTTTTGATGAG CTTTTCTTAATGAAAAGAGGAGGACAAGTGACTTATGCTGGACCTCTAGGTCGCCAATCTCACAAGCTTGTTGAATATTTTGAG GCTATACCAGGGGTTGCCAAGATCAAAGATGGTTATAATCCTGCTACCTGGATGTTAGAGGTCAGCTCTTCAGCAATGGAAGCTCAACTTGACATTGACTTTGCAGAAGTATACGTGAACTCTGATCTCTATAG GAGAACTCAGGAACTGATCAAGGAGCTAAGCACACCGGAGCCTGGCTCTAAGGATCTTTACTTCCCCACCCAATACTCACAAAGCTATCTAACTCAATGCAAGGCTTGCTTCTGGAAACAACACTGGTCATACTGGAGAAACTCACGATACAATGCCATTAGGTTTTTCATGACGATTTGCATTGGTGGATTATTTGGTGTTATTTTCTGGAGCAAGGGAGACCAGAT CCACAAACAACAGGACTTGATTAATCTTTTGGGAGCTACCTATGCTGCTGTTCTTTTCCTTGGAGCTAGCAATGCTTCTGCTGTGCAATCCGTGGTTGCAGTTGAGAGAACAGTTTTCTACCGTGAAAGAGCAGCGGGAATGTATTCAGAGTTGCCTTACGCATTTGCTCAG GTGGCTATTGAGACAATTTATGTTGCAATCCAAACCTTTATATATTCCTGTATTCTGTATTCCATGATCGGGTACACTTGGAAGGTGGAGAAGTTTTTCTACTTCTACTACTTCATTTTCATGTGCTTTACCTACTTCTCAATGTACGGAATGATGGTGGTTGCCCTAACTCCTGGCCATCAAATTGCTGCAATTGTTATGTCTTTCTTCCTGAGTTTCTGGAACTTGTTCTCTGGTTTCCTCATCCCTAGACCG CTCATCCCCATCTGGTGGAGGTGGTACTACTGGGGTTCTCCAGTTGCTTGGACCATCTATGGTATCTTCGGATCTCAAGTTGGGGACATGACAGCTGAAATCGATATGCCGACTGGGGATAAAGTAGCAATTAACAAATTCGTCAAGGATTATTTAGGTTATGACTATGACTTCATGATCCCTGTTGTCATTGCTCATGTTGGTTGggtccttctcttcttctttgtctttgCCTATGGCATCAAGTTCCTCAACTTCCAAAGGAGATAA
- the LOC133733199 gene encoding metacaspase-9, whose amino-acid sequence MEKENKRLAVLVGCNYPNTQNELHGCINDVLTMRDTLVNRFGFNLNCIELLTDDGSASVLPTGANIKKALDAMVDQAEAGDVLYFHYSGHGTRIPSLKPGRPFRQDEAIVPCDFNLITDVDFRQLVNRLPKGASFTILSDSCHSGGLIDKEKEQIGPSHVTTEISGTLSASYSKTKAIPFESILEHLTSLTGISTSDIATHLLELFAADASLKFRLPLLELNFFESLKPDDEGILLSGCQADETSADMMTPVMTGGKACGAFSNAIEMVLRKHEPPLSNREVVMLARVVLKEQGIEQHPCLYCNDENANVTFLCQLAARNSSL is encoded by the exons ATGGAGAAGGAAAACAAGAGGTTGGCTGTTTTGGTGGGCTGCAATTACCCGAACACCCAAAACGAGCTCCATGGTTGCATAAATGATGTACTCACCATGCGCGACACGCTGGTGAATCGGTTTGGGTTCAATCTGAACTGCATTGAGCTATTGACTGATGATGGATCTGCATCAGTGTTGCCCACAGGTGCAAACATTAAGAAGGCACTTGATGCAATGGTTGACCAGGCTGAAGCAGGGGATGTGCTCTACTTTCACTACAGTGGGCATGGAACAAGGATTCCATCATTGAAACCAGGCAGACCCTTCAGGCAGGATGAGGCAATTGTGCCTTGTGATTTCAATCTCATCACTG ATGTGGATTTCAGACAATTAGTAAACCGCTTACCAAAGGGAGCAAGCTTTACAATTCTGTCGGACTCATGCCACAGTGGGGGTCTcattgacaaagagaaagagcAGATTGGACCTTCTCATGTCACAACTGAAATTAGTGGCACATTATCCGCTTCCTATAGCAAGACCAAGGCAATTCCTTTTGAGTCCATATTGGAGCACCTCACCTCATTAACTGGCATAAGCACATCTGATATCGCAACCCACTTGTTAGAGTTATTTGCAGCCGACGCCAGCCTCAAGTTTCGCTTACCTCTACTCGAACTCAACTTCTTTGAGTCGTTGAAGCCGGATGATGAGGGAATTCTTCTGAGTGGGTGTCAAGCCGATGAGACATCGGCTGACATGATGACCCCGGTTATGACCGGTGGAAAGGCATGTGGAGCATTCAGCAATGCTATTGAAATGGTTTTAAGGAAGCATGAGCCTCCGCTAAGCAATAGAGAGGTCGTGATGCTGGCTAGAGTAGTTCTTAAAGAACAAGGCATTGAGCAGCATCCTTGTCTCTATTGCAATGATGAGAATGCCAACGTTACTTTCTTGTGTCAACTAGCTGCTCGGAACTCAAGTTTATAA